The segment TTCGTCTTCCAGCAATAACAGCATAGTGAATACGTGTACTGTCATATTTCATAAATTCAACTGGTAACGACTTCTTGGAATCTTTATACTTATTAAACGTTTCATAGAGTGTCGCATAGTTCGCTTCTAACCAGTATTTCCAGTCAATTACCTGCCTCTCTCCTTTTCTAATTGCATCACCTAAATGACCATCAATTAAAGTAATATTTTTATTCGGATGTTCCAACTCTACAAAGATAAATTCATAACCCCCAGAATTCCGCCCAACAAGTAGGTAATCAACTTGATATGAGTTTCCTAATTGAAATTCTGGAAAAATAAATGCATCATGATGACCGAAATTATAAGGGCCTTTCATGATAGAAGCAATTATAAAGTAAGCACTTTTTTCACGAATCCAATTGAGAATAGACCTTTCGTTTGAAGTAGAATAATCTATTAACTGATAGAATTCTTCTGCTAATTCTGAAATCTGATCAATTTTCTGTAAATCAACTATATCCAAATGATTATTTGGAAACAAACTTTCATAGTGTCTTACTGCAACTGGGTATTCTCTGTACTTGTTTCTTCTAACAACAAATTTCCCTGATTTATGAACAATCTCTCTTTCCTTTAAAATTTCCCATTCTTTTAATTCTTCTGTTGTTAAAACAGTATAATCTCTTGAATAAATTTTCACATTACATTCCCCATCCAACTTTTCTTTCGATAATATAGAAAAAGAATCGGCATTACCGACTCTTTCCTTTAATTATGGTTACGTTCAAATCCTTTTCAACTTACCCCCAAAGCCTTAAACACAGCATCAATCGGATCCGCATAAAAAACTGGCTGTACTTTAACCAACAAATCTGGCGGAACTGTTTGCAAATCCATAACAGAAGAAGCTGGGATCAACACTTTCTTCGCTCCTGCATCGACACATACTTGCAAGACGTTAGCAAATTCTTCTACTTTTGCAATGGTTCCTCCTACGGTCATGTTGCCAATAACAACGGTGCTTTCTTGTACGGGCTTGTCCAAAGCTCCTGAGCAAAGTCCTATTAACTCCGCTATCGCAAGCTCCCCTGATAAGCCAATCCCTTGCAAATCACTAACATGCATTAAATAATCTTTTGTTTTTGTGCTAATCGTATTGCTTATAGCCTTACTATTTGCCGTAAAGAAGCGAAAAGCCGTATCTAAACTTTCCTTTGCACCTCGGTGGGAGCCAAGCCCTGATTTATCGAACTTACCTGTTCCGCTTACGACTTGGTTTTCAAGCTTGTAAACGCCGATCATGCCCGAATCACTTTGACCGACGACATACACATGCCCTGGCTTACCCATGCCCTCTGGAATTAACTTACCGCCCCCCTGCTCAGGGACAGAGACGTATTCTTCTTCCATCGTTTCCTTATCAAAATACGAGAACATGACATCGTAGAATTCCATGCCCCCGATTTTCTTAAGCTGTTCCTTTACACGACGGCGACCTTCAAGAGCATATTGTAAAATTTCCTCGATATCTTCTTTCGTGTATTCACCATGAGGATAAATCAGTTTCACCATACCCGATACCGTTTTCCGCACAGCAACCGTATCCCGTTGATTCAAATTATTGCCAAGTTTGTAAAAGCGATCAATGGAATCGGCGAATGAGCGTTTTCGCATTTCCCTAAAGAATTCAGCGATATAATCTACAATAAACCCGTATTTATCTGTAAAGAAGTCGGGCCGCATTTTTGGAATTTCCCAACCTGGCATGTAGTAATGCATCCGATCAAAAAATGCGGTATCATTCGCCATTTCTTCGGGAAATGGAGCGAAAAGATGAGACGTCTTCAGCAATACATCGACACTCTGGTTAATATTCCCGACAAATACCATAGATGCCGAGGCGTTCTTCTCTTCCTTCCCTCTGGCAAAGGATCCTGATGCCATGTAGTCCTTCATAATTTGAATGCCATCTTTATCTTTAAAGCGAATACCTGCTACTTCATCAAACGCTACACAATCCCATAGTCCAACAAGGCCGATTTTACGGGTGGACATATTATAGAAAAGGTTGGCTACTGTTGATTGACCGCCTGACACAAGGATGGAATTTGGCGAGATTTCCTTGTATACATGCGATTTCCCCGTTCCTCTTGGTCCCAATTCACACATATTGTAATTATTTTCAACAAGTGGAACGAGACGTAGAAGTAGATGCCACTTTACTCTTTCTTCTAATTGCGTAGGCTCCATCCCTGTAGAACGGATAAGAACGTCAATCCACTCATCCTTTGTAAATTTCTTTCTGCCTTCAAAGACCTCATTGATGTCCATGTTCGGCATTTGAATCGGCTGTAGGCTACTTACACTGAATGGGTTCATAACCCTTACTTCTTCATCGTAAAAATAATCAATTTTAACCATACACCAAATTCCGCCCACCAAAAGCTTGTCATATTCTTTTACGAAGTTTGAAGCGATTGGCACTCCCTTTAACCCTAAGTTTGAAAATTCAGCCTCATAAGTATCAATTTTCGGATTCAGCGTAACCGTCACTTTATCTATTATTGAATACTGCCCAAGCTCTCGAATACGTGATTTAATCTTTTCCGCTTCATCTGGGCGGACAAAATTATCAGAAAGAATTTTTTTAACCCGCTCAACACCTTCTCGAATACTTTCTTCATCATCAGTTGCACAGTACATCCCAAGCAAGTATTCAAGAACATAGACAGGAACGTTTGCCCCTTCTTTAATGAGCTTCGTCAAATCTTTACGAACAACTCGACCTGCAAAGACACTATTTAACTTTTTATCGAGATCAAGTGTCATATTCTCCTCTACTTTTTCATCCATTCTCATCCCTCCAATCATCACAGCTTAGAAGTCAAAATCACTGACAATTCCTAAGTTAATCGTAAACGAAACTTTTTCTGTAATTACGCCTGTCTCCGTATCTTTAATGATTAAGTAATATGTTTTATTTCGATCGTACGGAATACTTTTTAACACAAATTGTAGCTTGAATGTACGGTCTGCTGGATTATCAAATGAACGATCACCAATAATGGTTTCTTCATTTGAGAGTACGTTACCTTCTTCATCAGCCATATAAATGATAACTGTACGAGGTTTTGTTTTCTCCTCTACTTTTTCGGTTTGGAAGAAGTTTAAGTTAAAGATGCTATTTGTAATTTTTTGCGTCGTACTTGTCAGTTTAATATCGACTTTCGAAATAGCTTGAACTCCCTTTTGACCAGCACGTTTATTTTTAAATGATAGTAAAGGTACTACAATTTCTTGTAAACTTGCTCCACCATGATTGAAATTCATCCCAGATCCTTGCATACGATTACGAAGCGATCCGTTAGGAACATAAACGTTTAATTGCTGTTCATTTTTAATAACGGAAGCTAAATCAATTGTTAATTGTCCTGGAATGTCCTGCTTTTGATTAGATAAAGCGTAACGACGTTTTACTTCAATCGTTTCCAACTGTACTTTCTCTATTTTATCGCTGTCCTCTAAAGGTTCTCTTTGATAAAGGAAGCCATGATCAGCAGTAATTAAAATGTTAGTTCCAGAAAGGTCGTCACGAATAATTTTTATTAGGTTAGAAATTTCATCCAGTGCCTTTTCGACTGCATTAAACGTATAAATTTCTGTTGATGCTTTATCACCCATTGCATCAATGCTGTCATGGTAAATATAAATGAGTTTCTTACCTTTAAATGTTTCACGTCTTCCTGTTTTGTTCATATTTACGATATCTTGGAAACGGACTGCCATGCTATCTTCAACAGTCGATTCAATAATGGCTTTGCGGTTTTCCAGCCCTGATGAATCCTTGTCATTGACAAACACTTGCCCCTTCGAATCAATATCAATAGATTTGTGTGGGAGCATTGATGCCATTCCCAACTTTGTAACGGATGGAATGACTCCAAGCATGGATTGGATATCACATGTACCAATCGTCTCAGCGTTCAATCGTTCTGTCAGTTCTACCCCTATTTCATATCGAAATGCGTCGGAAATAATGACGAATACTCGCTCACCTTTTCGAATGTGCGGAGCTACAATGGAAGAATAAAACTGCTGTTGGTTTAACACACCTGGTAATGACCATTGTTCCGTCATTTCTGCCTTTACAGCTTGCGACCAGTTCGCACTTAATTCGCCCATAAACCAATGCGTATATAGATGCTCCACCACTTCTTTTAATTTCTTCAGTATTTCATGATTGCTTTCTTCATCATAGGCTACATAAAACTTACGATAATACGTATCCATCAGATAATACTTACTCTGATATGCTTCATAAATATCTATTGCTCGACCTGTTGGAATTCCATGTTGATACTCTTTATAGAACTCCTGCATTTTAACCGCATAAAAAAGTGCCTCGTAGATATTAGCAAATCGTTCGTAAAAGTGTTTTGCCCGTCTTAGCTTAATTAATTTCGTGTACTCTTCATAATCTTCGAGTTTCTCAAGTAAGCTATTGGCAATATATATAATGATCGCTCTGTCGATATAGGGAAATGTTTCTGCTTTTTTTAACTCTTCAATTGGCACAGTTTGCAAAACTTGTGGAAGCTGTATTTCTTTCTCTGCCATTTCGACATACTCATCAAACACCCCATCATCGGTTTTATGATGCATCCAATGGTCGATGAACACAAGACAGTTCGTTCGATTACGGACAGCAATAAAGTCTTTTACACTCGTCAAATATTGCTCATTTACAGAATGGCTAAATGCCGTTATAGCCATATGTATAAACAATGTTTTTAATGTCTTAGTATCACGTTCATAGCCATACTGTTTGAACACATACTTCCAAAACACTTCTTCATCGAAAAACTTGTCCATTTGAGTTAAAAACCTATTATCGCCATCTTCCAGCGTATCCATTAGTACCGTCTTTAACACTTCTTCAAAATCAGGAACTTTCACGTTACATAGCACACTCATAATCGCAAGCTCAATCATTTCTTCACTGTATGATTCAATACTTAAACCTTGAAACTTACGATAACGCTCCTTGTTATGGAAGAAACGTTCATATTTTTTAATAACTCCACGTAGAGAGGGATCTATTTGAAGTTCACTTATAATAAGCGAAATACGATCTGCATAAAACGTCTTGGAATAGTACACCGTATCAGCTAACCAGTTATCTTCTAAACCTAATTCTAAGGTTGTGTATATCAAATAAGGAGAAGATGAATCTTCTTCCTCTAATAAATGTTTTAAATAAAATTGATTATTTTCCGATAATGTTTGGACTTTAACTCCATCTATAATCAATTGATCTATTTCCTCAACAAACTCTTGATCCTTATCCACCCAAAAGACAATTTTTCGTTGCTCCCCATCTTTTAACGGTTCATTAAAAATGTCTTGTAGGGCGGAGATGATTTGTATCATGTTCATTGTGCTCACCTGCCTCTAAATTAATTGTATCTTTAAACGTTACTATAAAGCAAAAGTCTTAATCTGTTTCAGCATATAAGTGATCGTATAGATAATGAGTTGCAATTCGGCTTAAACTTTGTCCAATTTCTTTAAACCTTATTATAAAATTCTGTAAGTCTACTACAACATTATCAAATGTATCAATATAAAAGTGTGATACATATTTTGTGTCAAAAGGATATCTGGAAAAATCCATATTATCTTTCTTTTTTTCATTAACCTCCGTTTCAATTTTAGAGAATAGCTCTTTAATATAATTTTCAAGATTACTTATCAGTTCCTTGAAAGTCTTTATTCGTATTTTGTCAGTCTCGTATTCATTAACTCTTGATTTAACCACATTAAATATTTGCTGAATATCATGGTTTCCTTCCACTTTCTTTCCATTTCTAAGAAGTATATTAAGAGTCCATCCAATCGCCTTCAAATATAACTCAATTGCATGATTTGCGTTAAAAAGAATGGGGAAAATCAAAATATCTGCTTTTTTATCTCTATTATCTACTAAAGCTTGCTTTGCTAACATTACTGAGGATTTCATAAATCCATCTGCTATTGTCAGCATATTTTGAATCGGATTATTCCTATCTATCCTCCAATTAACGTAGGCGTTTTTATCAGTATCAACGTTATGTGAAAATATTTCTTTCATAATCCTTCACCTCTTTTACTTAATTGTTCCTCCTAAATTTAACTTAAAGAAAAGCAATTCAAAGAATTGAACTGCTTTTCTAAGTAATGTTTATATTTTCGCCACTAAGCCTTTAAACTTCTCATAATTTACTTTCACACCGTCATCAAGGTCAATTTCAATTTGCATATCTGCCATGTGGTGCAATAGTTCATCATACGCTTTTAACTCGTCTATTTTTTTATCGAGTGACTTTAACTCCTTCTTCGCATTGCTAATTTCTTTTGCTGTGAAATCGCCTTCTATTATATCGAGCAAGTCTTTCTTTTCTGCATCCATCCGTATTTGCACTTCATGTAAATAATCTGTACGAATTCGAGAAAGAGTTGTTTTATCGTAACGATGCATATAAATGAGACAATTAAATGCTTTTTCTTTACCAGATGTAAATAACCAATAAATCGGTCGTTTTTGATATGTTTTAACATGCTCCTTGTAGAAGTCATTTAAGAAATAACGTCTTATAGTTTCCCTTGCAGTTTCTCCTTTTTTCTTTACGAGTATGTCGGCGATAAAGTCAAGGTTCTCATTTAATGTTTCTTCACCAAAAGTCACTCGTATAAATTCAATAAACCTTGAAACAATATCATCTTCAAAATAAGCACCTGGTAAGATTGGAAGTATATTGTCACTGTCTGCTTCGTACGTATTATAAAGAGATTGATTAAATTCTCCACCCGCATATATTAATCCCTTCTTGTCAAGTGAATACCTACCAAGTGAACATCCTATTGCATAAGAAATAAAACTCTTTATATCCCTTTCCAAATCAGAGATTTGTATAGAGATTTCTTTCTCATCTACATTAGGTTTTAGCTCGCTGTTTAGACCATAGACTTCATTAAATATAGAATTTATTTCCTCTTCATTATTCTTCAACTTGTTAAAATACATATTTGTTTGCTGTTCCCAAATATCATAAGCAGTTTCAATTTTAGTAATGCCCTTATCAATTCTTGTTAATGGATGCTGTTCAAAGTCCCAAGAAGTTTCATAGGAATCCCAATCTTTTTTTGAAATTTCAATATTATTTTTAACTAAATCAATTACTCTTTCCTTTCT is part of the Lysinibacillus sp. FSL K6-0232 genome and harbors:
- the pglZ gene encoding BREX-1 system phosphatase PglZ type A; translation: MNMIQIISALQDIFNEPLKDGEQRKIVFWVDKDQEFVEEIDQLIIDGVKVQTLSENNQFYLKHLLEEEDSSSPYLIYTTLELGLEDNWLADTVYYSKTFYADRISLIISELQIDPSLRGVIKKYERFFHNKERYRKFQGLSIESYSEEMIELAIMSVLCNVKVPDFEEVLKTVLMDTLEDGDNRFLTQMDKFFDEEVFWKYVFKQYGYERDTKTLKTLFIHMAITAFSHSVNEQYLTSVKDFIAVRNRTNCLVFIDHWMHHKTDDGVFDEYVEMAEKEIQLPQVLQTVPIEELKKAETFPYIDRAIIIYIANSLLEKLEDYEEYTKLIKLRRAKHFYERFANIYEALFYAVKMQEFYKEYQHGIPTGRAIDIYEAYQSKYYLMDTYYRKFYVAYDEESNHEILKKLKEVVEHLYTHWFMGELSANWSQAVKAEMTEQWSLPGVLNQQQFYSSIVAPHIRKGERVFVIISDAFRYEIGVELTERLNAETIGTCDIQSMLGVIPSVTKLGMASMLPHKSIDIDSKGQVFVNDKDSSGLENRKAIIESTVEDSMAVRFQDIVNMNKTGRRETFKGKKLIYIYHDSIDAMGDKASTEIYTFNAVEKALDEISNLIKIIRDDLSGTNILITADHGFLYQREPLEDSDKIEKVQLETIEVKRRYALSNQKQDIPGQLTIDLASVIKNEQQLNVYVPNGSLRNRMQGSGMNFNHGGASLQEIVVPLLSFKNKRAGQKGVQAISKVDIKLTSTTQKITNSIFNLNFFQTEKVEEKTKPRTVIIYMADEEGNVLSNEETIIGDRSFDNPADRTFKLQFVLKSIPYDRNKTYYLIIKDTETGVITEKVSFTINLGIVSDFDF
- a CDS encoding Shedu anti-phage system protein SduA domain-containing protein — protein: MKIYSRDYTVLTTEELKEWEILKEREIVHKSGKFVVRRNKYREYPVAVRHYESLFPNNHLDIVDLQKIDQISELAEEFYQLIDYSTSNERSILNWIREKSAYFIIASIMKGPYNFGHHDAFIFPEFQLGNSYQVDYLLVGRNSGGYEFIFVELEHPNKNITLIDGHLGDAIRKGERQVIDWKYWLEANYATLYETFNKYKDSKKSLPVEFMKYDSTRIHYAVIAGRRNDFNEKTYQLKRQKKTEGILLLHYDNLYDSAKALIGESTY
- the brxL gene encoding protease Lon-related BREX system protein BrxL, with product MDEKVEENMTLDLDKKLNSVFAGRVVRKDLTKLIKEGANVPVYVLEYLLGMYCATDDEESIREGVERVKKILSDNFVRPDEAEKIKSRIRELGQYSIIDKVTVTLNPKIDTYEAEFSNLGLKGVPIASNFVKEYDKLLVGGIWCMVKIDYFYDEEVRVMNPFSVSSLQPIQMPNMDINEVFEGRKKFTKDEWIDVLIRSTGMEPTQLEERVKWHLLLRLVPLVENNYNMCELGPRGTGKSHVYKEISPNSILVSGGQSTVANLFYNMSTRKIGLVGLWDCVAFDEVAGIRFKDKDGIQIMKDYMASGSFARGKEEKNASASMVFVGNINQSVDVLLKTSHLFAPFPEEMANDTAFFDRMHYYMPGWEIPKMRPDFFTDKYGFIVDYIAEFFREMRKRSFADSIDRFYKLGNNLNQRDTVAVRKTVSGMVKLIYPHGEYTKEDIEEILQYALEGRRRVKEQLKKIGGMEFYDVMFSYFDKETMEEEYVSVPEQGGGKLIPEGMGKPGHVYVVGQSDSGMIGVYKLENQVVSGTGKFDKSGLGSHRGAKESLDTAFRFFTANSKAISNTISTKTKDYLMHVSDLQGIGLSGELAIAELIGLCSGALDKPVQESTVVIGNMTVGGTIAKVEEFANVLQVCVDAGAKKVLIPASSVMDLQTVPPDLLVKVQPVFYADPIDAVFKALGVS